The DNA window TCCTTCTTGAGGCTCTCGACACGCTCATCAGATGCACCTTCGACCTCAGCCACAATCCGGTGAACTTCTCGGTTCACCGCATGATATTTGTCAGCAAGTTTCACAAAATGCGCGTTACCAAGCTTCAATTTGTGAAGCAGTTCAGCATCCTTTGAGAATACTGCGCCAATTTCGTGAGGTGTATGTGCCATGCTGGTTCCCTTGCTTTGTTCGCAGCACCTTAGAGAGCAAGCTGGCAGACCGCTTTGCGTTAGATCAAATTGCAAATGAAAAAGCCCCGCCGGATCGCTCCGACGGGGCCAAAAAATTAACGAAGTAATTGCGCTTAGCCGACGATTTCGTCTTCGTTGAAGAAGTAAGCGATTTCGATCGCTGCATTTTCGTCCGAATCCGAACCGTGGACGGTGTTGGCTTCGATGCTTTCAGCCAGTTCCTTGCGGATTGTTCCGGGGGCAGCATCAGCCGGGTTGGTCGCACCCATGATGTCGCGGTTGGCTTGCATGGCGTTCTCGCCTTCAAGCACCTGCACGACAACGGGCCCACTGATCATGAAATCGACCAATTCACCGAAGAACGGACGTTCCTTGTGAACCGCGTAAAAGCCTTCGGCTTGATCGCGGGTCATATGGATGCGCTTCGAAGCGACGACGCGCAGGCCAGCTTCTTCAAGCATCTTGGTGACTGCGCCGGTTAAATTGCGCTTGGTCGCATCAGGTTTGATGATCGAAAAGGTGCGGGTAACCGCCATGAACAATTCCTTAGATTGGGAGGAGTAATATAGTTGCGCGCGCCACTAGCGCTGCAGCGCACAAATCGCAAGCATTATGGCTGCTCCCTCTTACCCAAGCTAGGCGACCTTAACCCACTTGCCTTCGTCCTGACGGAAGAAACTGCGCTCCAAACCATCAGAATTATCAAGTGAGCGCCAACAAGCGCGCGCTTGTTCCAAAGTGCTCTCACCAAACAACAGGAAGCTCCGTTCGAATTTGCTCGCATCTTCGCGCCAAATACCATCTGCGAATATCACGTGACTGGCACCATTGGCCGCTCCGCACTCTGGTGACAGGAGGATCGGTTGGCGCTCTGCCCCCGTCGCTGCAGCCTTGCCATTGGCAAGGAATTCAGCCGGGGCGGTATTCCACAAGGTCTTGCCGATTTGGTCCAACTGCGCCGGGTCTTCAGACACAACCAACAGCCGCTGGCCCGATCCCAGCACGCGCTGGGCAATCATCGCCACTACCCGGTCTGCCGGATCGCGGGAGAGTTGCCAGAAATCGACTTTCATCTGCTAGCTCCTATCCTACATCGGCTTGTTGCGTCGGCAGCGCTCGGAACAGTAGGTCACATTGTCCCAATCGCGTGCCCATTTTTTTCGCCAGTTGAACGGCAGCCCGCATGCTTTGCAAATTTTGCTC is part of the Pontixanthobacter gangjinensis genome and encodes:
- the ndk gene encoding nucleoside-diphosphate kinase produces the protein MAVTRTFSIIKPDATKRNLTGAVTKMLEEAGLRVVASKRIHMTRDQAEGFYAVHKERPFFGELVDFMISGPVVVQVLEGENAMQANRDIMGATNPADAAPGTIRKELAESIEANTVHGSDSDENAAIEIAYFFNEDEIVG
- a CDS encoding DNA polymerase III subunit chi is translated as MKVDFWQLSRDPADRVVAMIAQRVLGSGQRLLVVSEDPAQLDQIGKTLWNTAPAEFLANGKAAATGAERQPILLSPECGAANGASHVIFADGIWREDASKFERSFLLFGESTLEQARACWRSLDNSDGLERSFFRQDEGKWVKVA
- a CDS encoding DUF2256 domain-containing protein; protein product: MARMRKKADLPSKICKACGLPFNWRKKWARDWDNVTYCSERCRRNKPM
- a CDS encoding YdcH family protein produces the protein MAHTPHEIGAVFSKDAELLHKLKLGNAHFVKLADKYHAVNREVHRIVAEVEGASDERVESLKKERLALLDEISDIVSEARSEK